Proteins encoded within one genomic window of Macrotis lagotis isolate mMagLag1 chromosome 3, bilby.v1.9.chrom.fasta, whole genome shotgun sequence:
- the CNOT7 gene encoding CCR4-NOT transcription complex subunit 7, with the protein MPAATVDHSQRICEVWACNLDDEMKKIRQVIRKYNYVAMDTEFPGVVARPIGEFRSNADYQYQLLRCNVDLLKIIQLGLTFMNEQGEYPPGTSTWQFNFKFNLTEDMYAQDSIELLTTSGIQFKKHEEEGIETQYFAELLMTSGVVLCEGVKWLSFHSGYDFGYLIKILTNSNLPEEELDFFEILRLFFPVIYDVKYLMKSCKNLKGGLQEVAEQLELERIGPQHQAGSDSLLTGMAFFKMREMFFEDHIDDAKYCGHLYGLGSGSSYVQNGTGNAYEEEASKQS; encoded by the exons ATGCCAGCAGCGACTGTAGATCATAGCCAAAGAATTTGTGAAGTTTGGGCTTGCAACCTGGATGACGAGATGAAGAAAATTCGTCAAGTTATACGGAAGTATAATTATGTTGCCATG GACACCGAGTTTCCAGGTGTGGTTGCAAGACCCATTGGAGAATTCAGAAGTAATGCTGACTATCAGTACCAACTATTGAGGTGTAATGTAGACTTGCTAAAGATCATTCAGCTTGGATTAACATTTATGAATGAGCAAGGAGAATACCCTCCAGGAACTTCAACATGGCAGTTCAACTTTAAGTTTAATTTAac GGAGGACATGTATGCCCAGGACTCCATCGAGCTCCTAACAACCTCGGGAATCCAGTTTAAAAAGCACGAGGAAGAAGGGATTGAGACCCAGTATTTTGCAGAACTTCTCATGACATCAGGCGTTGTCCTCTGTGAGGGGGTCAAGTGGCTTTCGTTTCACAG TGGTTATGACTTTGGCTATTTAATCAAAATCCTGACCAACTCTAACTTGCCTGAAGAAGAACTAGACTTCTTTGAGATTCTCCGATTATTCTTTCCGGTCATCTATGATGTCAAGTACCTCATGAAGAGCTGCAAAAACCTCAAG GGTGGCCTGCAGGAAGTGGCGGAGCAGCTGGAGTTGGAGCGGATAGGACCACAGCACCAGGCGGGATCCGATTCCTTACTGACGGGGATGGCCTTTTTCAAAATGAGAGAA ATGTTCTTTGAAGATCACATCGATGATGCCAAGTATTGTGGGCACTTGTACGGCCTTGGTTCGGGCTCCTCCTATGTGCAGAATGGTACGGGGAATGCGTATGAAGAGGAGGCCAGCAAGCAGTCATGA